The proteins below come from a single Drosophila busckii strain San Diego stock center, stock number 13000-0081.31 chromosome X, ASM1175060v1, whole genome shotgun sequence genomic window:
- the LOC108605690 gene encoding type-1 angiotensin II receptor-associated protein, with the protein MTDLNELMGSQFVRVKVVAFVHFFFISNAMLGSWGHGAYEFYNFLFIISLFWTIHSKDSIEAVQTALVINASSIFFDLVSIIVYFNFMNGWAIAFSIINLVLRPVSVALLYREFNTRGGSLQGGSVFPTSQQRSYQDIDRPTQPTPTNSQPGPNVASIF; encoded by the exons ATGACCGATTTAAATGAACTGATGGGTTCACAATTTGTGCGCGTCAAG GTCGTTGCCTTTGTGCATTTCTTCTTCATATCGAATGCTATGCTGGGCAGCTGGGGCCATGGCGCCTATGAGTTCTACAATTTCCTATTTATCATCTCGCTCTTCTGGACTATACACAGCAAGGACTCCATTGAGGCTGTACAAACG GCGCTCGTCATCAATGCTTCTAGCATATTCTTTGATCTAGTCAGCATCatagtatattttaattttatga ATGGCTGGGCCATTGCCTTTAGCATCATCAATCTGGTGCTGCGTCCTGTGAGCGTCGCTTTGCTCTATCGTGAGTTCAACACACGCGGCGGCAGTTTGCAAGGCGGCTCAGTGTTTCCCACCagtcagcagcgcagctatCAGGACATCGATCGTCCTACGCAGCCGACTCCAACTAATTCGCAGCCAGGACCCA
- the LOC108605563 gene encoding putative inorganic phosphate cotransporter, which produces MPPHKWTDETRDASCYYGNAIRYASSDADDDETEADEAGAAPLINNTAANDNDAAPNRAERCLQTRHIFGFMGFLGFAVVYAMRVNLSVAIVAMVNNTDLPHDNDGVLPNDTCPLPANKSLNGARALQFPRGEFDWDEATQGLVLGSFFYGYVLTQVPGGRMAELLGGKRIYGYGVLITAIFTLLTPWAAHWDLPLLVLVRILEGMGEGVTYPAMHAMLAHWIPPLERNKFAAIVYAGSNIGTVISMPLTGWLCSLEFLGGWPAAFYIFGLLGILWFIAWMYLVYDKPSEHPRITRKERAYIERCLHVEEEEQELPSQPESIPWRGILTSVPLWAILLTQCGQSWAFYTQLTELPTYMSNMLHFDIQSNALLNAVPYLTAWFMGIACSILADWLLAQRYLSVLNSYKLWNSISSIVPSLGLIGIIYVGCDWVWVTFMLAGVGSFGGAVYAGNQMNHIALSPRFAGTMYGLTNSAANICGFLAPYVIGSIINHRETLTQWHIVFWLAAGLNILGNFIYLIFASADEQSWSNPRPSAIRPAARQALRT; this is translated from the exons ATGCCACCACACAAATGGACGGACGAGACGCGCGATGCGAGCTGCTATTATGGCAATGCCATACGCTATGCTTCCTCCGATGCGGATGACGATGAAACCGAAGCGGATGAGGCAGGCGCAGCGccattaataaacaatacag ctgCTAATGACAACGACGCTGCACCGAATCGCGCCGAGCGCTGCCTGCAAACGCGTCACATATTTGGATTTATGGGCTTCCTAGGCTTTGCTGTCGTCTATGCCATGCGCGTGAATCTAAGCGTAGCTATTGTCGCCATGGTCAACAACACGGACTTGCCACATGACAACGACGGGGTGCTGCCCAATGACACTTGTCCGCTGCCAGCGAATAAATCGCTAAATGGCGCGCGAGCGCTGCAATTTCCGCGCGGCGAGTTCGACTGGGATGAGGCAACGCAGGGACTGGTGCTGGGCAGCTTCTTCTATGGCTATGTGCTGACGCAGGTGCCGGGCGGACGCATGGCGGAGCTGCTGGGCGGCAAGCGCATTTACGGCTACGGCGTATTGATTACGGCCATTTTTACGCTGCTGACGCCTTGGGCGGCGCATTGGGatctgccgctgctggtgctggtgcgcATACTCGAGGGCATGGGCGAAGGTGTTACCTATCCGGCTATGCATGCGATGCTGGCGCACTGGATACCGCCGCTGGagcgcaataaatttgcagccaTAGTCTATGCTGGCTCCAACATAGGCACGGTCATCTCCATGCCCTTGACGGGCTGGCTCTGCTCGCTAGAATTTCTAGGCGGCTGGCCAGCTGCATTTTATATCTTCGGACTGCTGGGCATACTCTGGTTCATTGCCTGGATGTATTTGGTCTACGACAAGCCCAGTGAGCATCCGCGCATAACGCGCAAGGAACGCGCCTATATCGAACGCTGTTTGCAtgtggaggaggaggagcaggagctacCGTCTCAGCCGGAGTCCATACCCTGGCGTGGCATTCTGACCAGCGTGCCGCTTTGGGCCATACTGCTGACGCAGTGCGGCCAATCCTGGGCTTTCTACACACAGCTAACGGAGCTGCCCACGTACATGAGCAACATGCTGCACTTTGATATACAATCGAATGCGCTGCTCAATGCGGTGCCCTATCTAACCGCCTGGTTCATGGGCATCGCCTGCTCCATACTGGCGGATTGGCTGCTGGCGCAGCGTTACCTCAGCGTGCTCAACTCCTACAAGCTGTGGAACAGCATTTCCAGCATTGTGCCCTCGCTGGGCCTCATTGGCATCATCTATGTGGGCTGCGACTGGGTTTGGGTTACCTTCATGCTCGCTGGCGTTGGATCCTTTGGCGGCGCCGTCTATGCGGGCAATCAAATGAATCATATAGCGCTCAGTCCACGCTTTGCCGGCACCATGTATGGCCTGACCAACTCGGCTGCCAATATCTGTGGCTTCCTAGCGCCCTATGTCATCGGCTCCATCATCAATCATCGCGAGACCTTGACGCAGTGGCACATTGTCTTTTGGCTAGCAGCGGGACTCAATATATTGGGCAACTTTATCTACTTGATCTTTGCCAGCGCCGACGAGCAAAGCTGGTCAAACCCGCGTCCATCGGCCATCAGGCCTGCTGCTCGACAGGCGCTGCGCACTTGA
- the LOC108605549 gene encoding neprilysin-1 yields the protein MLPAKHNSNNDTQTTAAAAAAATTMNNGHLQSNAMDELKSTVVAPLLGQAQQQQQQQQQQQQIQQQQQIQQQQSPQKLPSIVFLSADGSGTVGSALQRNMMSPPTPSHTHRGSDWLLVKQTKQRRRLFVLAIAFTVLGAAIGALAIYFASVHQYCQLQDAGAGKANGLGYVTSGQAGRQLTTGQQDNVCLTQECVRTAASLLSAMDITADPCEDFFQFACGTWNKLHPIPEDRSSISTFEVLSDQQQLILRGVLEEPLDERDNEATTKAKTFFKSCMDIPQIRKVGAGRVKQVLRSLGGWPVIESNWQAPAGISVEQLMGQLRLNYSESVLIELYVGADDKNSSVNIIQMDQLQYALPSRDYYLKESSANDRLAYHKYMTQVSVLLGANAETAAQELQRVVEFETQLVKVSLPEPDRHDTSLVYRKLTLPELQQLVPQLNWTQYLQSSLGESIPLQPNEQLVTYGMSYLTEMARIVKGTDRRVVQNYMLWRLVMSLMTHMIDEYQRERVEFRKILMGIQSERTRWSQCVEWTNKKLGVAVGALFIRDNFNQDSKEVALEMIHTIRQAFNELLAENHWMDDETRAVAKEKADSMNERIGYPEILTNITELEQEYANLTIVPDNFIDNVLNILQWESQKGLHLLRQPVDKEKWTTEPAVVNAFYNPNKNDIVFPAGILQPLFYSQHFPKSLNYGGIGVVIGHEITHGFDDKGRQFDKEGNMMQWWNNATIEAFRERTQCVIDQYSRYKINEVNMYMDGRMTQGENIADNGGLKQAFRAYKKWETLHGKEQMLPALNMTHDQLFFLNYAQIWCGSMRPEDALTKIRSSVHSPGFVRVLGPLSNSRDFAQAYQCAVGSTMNPADKCSVW from the exons ATGTTGCCGGcaaagcacaacagcaacaatgatacgcaaacaacagcagcagcagcagcagcagcaaccaccatGAACAATGGTCATCTGCAATCTAATGCAATGGACGAGCTTAAGAGCACAGTGGTGGCGCCACTGCTGGGAcaggcacaacagcaacagcaacagcagcagcagcagcaacaaatacagcagcaacaacaaatacagcagcaacagtcgccgCAGAAGCTGCCAAGCATCGTTTTCTTAAGCGCCGATGGCAGCGGCACTGTGGGCAGCGCTTTGCAGCGCAATATGATGAGTCCGCCTACACCCAGCCACACCCATAGGGGCAGCGATTGGCTGCTGGTGAAGCAGACGAAGCAGCGACGTCGCCTCTTCGTCTTGGCCATAGCATTTACCGTTCTAGGCGCTGCCATAGGCGCTCTGGCCATTTACTTTGCCAGCGTGCATCAGTATTGTCAGCTCCAGGACGCag GCGCTGGCAAAGCCAATGGCTTGGGCTATGTGACAAGCGGACAGGCAGGACGACAGCTGACAACAGGACAGCAGGACAATGTGTGCCTCACACAGGAATGCGTGCGCACAG CTGCCTCGTTGCTGTCAGCCATGGATATAACTGCAGATCCTTGCGAGGATTTCTTTCAGTTTGCCTGCGGCACTTGGAACAAATTGCATCCCATACCAGAAGATCGCAGCTCAATTAGCACTTTTGAG GTGCTCTCGGATCAGCAGCAGTTGATACTGCGCGGCGTGCTGGAGGAGCCGTTGGATGAGCGCGACAATGAAGCCACCACCAAGGCCAAGACCTTCTTCAAAAGCTGCATGGACATAC CCCAGATACGTAAAGTGGGCGCTGGACGCGTCAAGCAGGTGCTGCGCTCCTTGGGCGGCTGGCCGGTGATCGAGAGCAACTGGCAGGCGCCCGCGGGCATAAGCGTGGAGCAGCTGATGGGACAACTGCGACTCAACTATAGCGAATCCGTGCTGATTGAGCTCTATGTGGGCGCCGATGACAAGAACAGTTCGGTGAACATTATACAAATGGATCAGCTGCAGTATGCGCTGCCCTCGCGGGACTATTATCTGAAGGAGAGCAGCGCCAATGATCGCTTGGCCTATCACAAGTATATGACGCAGGTGTCGGTGCTGCTGGGCGCGAATGCGGAGACGGCGGCGCAGGAGCTGCAGCGCGTGGTGGAGTTTGAGACGCAGCTGGTGAAGGTGTCGCTGCCGGAGCCGGATAGACATGACACCAGCCTGGTGTATCGCAAGCTGACGCTGccggagctgcagcagctggtgccGCAGCTGAACTGGACGCAGTACTTGCAGTCCTCGCTGGGCGAGAGCATTCCGCTGCAGCCGAACGAGCAGCTGGTGACCTATGGCATGAGCTATCTAACGGAAATGGCGCGCATTGTAAAGGGCACCGATAGGCGTGTGGTGCAGAACTATATGCTGTGGCGTCTGGTCATGTCGCTGATGACGCACATGATCGATGAGTATCAGCGGGAGCGCGTGGAGTTCCGCAAGATTCTGATGGGCATACAGTCGGAGCGCACGCGCTGGTCACAGTGCGTCGAGTGGACGAACAAGAagctgggcgtggctgtggGCGCGCTGTTCATACGCGACAACTTCAATCAGGACAGCAAGGAGGTGGCGCTGGAGATGATTCATACCATACGGCAGGCGTTCAATGAGCTGCTGGCGGAGAATCACTGGATGGACGACGAGACGCGTGCGGTGGCCAAAGAAAAAGCGGATTCAATGAATGAGCGCATTGGCTATCCCGAAATACTGACGAATATAACCGAACTGGAGCAGgaatatgcaaat CTGACCATAGTGCCGGATAACTTCATCGACAATGTGCTCAACATTCTGCAGTGGGAGTCACAAAAGGGATTGCATCTGCTGCGCCAGCCTGTGGACAAGGAGAAGTGGACTACGGAGCCGGCAGTGGTGAACGCTTTCTACAATCCCAACAAGAATGACATAG TTTTTCCCGCTGGCATTTTGCAGCCGCTTTTCTATAGTCAGCACTTTCCCAAGTCGCTGAACTATGGCGGCATTGGTGTGGTCATTGGCCATGAGATTACGCATGGCTTCGACGACAAGGGGCGTCAGTTCGATAAGGAGGGCAACATGATGCAGTGGTGGAACAATGCGACCATTGAGGCTTTCCGCGAACGCACCCAATGCGTCATCGATCAGTATTCCCGCTACAAGATCAACGAGGTCAACATGTACATGGACGGACGCATGACGCAGGGCGAGAATATTGCCGACAATGGCGGCTTGAAGCAGGCGTTCCGA GCCTATAAGAAGTGGGAGACGCTGCATGGCAAGGAGCAAATGCTGCCCGCTTTGAATATGACGCATGATCAGCTGTTCTTTCTCAATTATGCACAGATCTGGTGCGGCTCAATGCGTCCGGAGGATGCTCTAACCAAAATACGCTCCTCGGTGCATTCGCCGGGCTTTGTGCGTGTCCTGGGGCCGCTTTCGAATTCGCGCGACTTTGCTCAGGCCTATCAATGTGCCGTTGGCTCCACCATGAATCCGGCGGACAAGTGTAGCGTCTGGTag
- the LOC108605823 gene encoding uncharacterized protein LOC108605823, protein MVPTPVITCGMVHKLECAQERKVTLPTLINEEAAGDKAVEPKYACNSPSLMMIFEGGDLNCAMHHLVCSLQNPFEMNSVATLLIQESVRESFVNCVREQIQPLDAQLANHPRFVRTQAKLEELKAETIGGDPKTVPTNATPLLVCDLTHSFLGNGPTGVITMHTFRTPKEATQVNKKETLKYSSVSIWNEKLASAYEICELFDCSVFMLNCFNVDLNPILPAFEANQNDVKIFKGYHYETLMTNHKRKIIVFPVGTIFAN, encoded by the exons ATGGTGCCAACACCTGTAATCACCTGCGGCATGGTACACAAGCTGGAGTGCGCACAGGAGCGCAAAGTAACT CTGCCCACGCTTATCAACGAAGAAGCTGCTGGTGATAAGGCCGTTGAGCCGAAATATGCCTGCAACTCGCCCAGCCTGATGATGATCTTTGAGGGCGGCGATCTCAACTGTGCCATGCATCATTTGGTGTGCTCCTTGCAGAACCCCTTCGAAATGAATAGTGTGGCCACGCTGCTCATACAGGAGAGCGTGCGTGAGAGTTTTGTCAACTGTGTGCGTGAGCAAATACAACCGCTGGATGCACAGCTGGCCAATCATCCTCGCTTCGTGCGCACACAAGCCAAATTGGAGGAGCTCAAGGCCGAGACCATTGGTGGCGATCCCAAAACTGTGCCGACCAATGCCACGCCTCTGCTTGTGTGTGATCTAACACATAGTTTCCTTGGCAATGGACCCACTGGTGTTATTACTATGCATACTTTCCGTACGCCCAAGGAGGCCACACAG GTCAACAAGAAGGAGACGCTCAAGTACAGCTCCGTGAGCATTTGGAATGAGAAACTTGCTAGCGCTTATGAGATCTGTGAACTCTTCGATTGCTCCGTTTTCATGCTCAATTGCTTCAACGTGGATCTGAATCCTATATTGCCGGCATTCGAGGCTAATCAGAATGATGTAAAGATTTTCAAGGGCTATCACTACGAGACTTTAATGACCAATCATAAGCGCAAGATTATTGTTTTCCCCGTGGGCACCATCTTTGCCAACTAA
- the LOC108605789 gene encoding uncharacterized protein LOC108605789, producing the protein MPARKSKDTAVQLPERSKRALRSKNKNTNDNLLVEQPIREAPPRAEQLPERTKRALRLGKKNTNKSPAKEQPILAAQPTAVQLPERTKRALRSKTKDTNATIVVEQPILTAQPTAEQLPVRTKRALRSKNKDANENIVVERPFLTAQQTAEQLPVRTKRALRSKNKDTNENIVVKQPAKQLPNHAKGARRSKNKITNENLAIEQTIVVTQPAAEPLVKRARRSKNKDANENIVLEQPILVSQPAAEHTKAARRSRNKNTDENLAIEQPMLVSPAKTKATGNVAKHKLSTMNVEKETTEPKTRKLCANPALDEINHFLKLGDVKELQKRCAELEKNCIEASSEPLEPSAQLITYDFVKEFINNCSLSEELSIVNETQQATQLFQTLSNAISELESVTLEELLDLYCLAILMQNYEREERQGMSYRLGLLHAVAEHGLSLEPQQIELLAQLICKRLVTDSDKIRMHKVIDMQHALMALIARDAANRQLAIAIALATFAKVSGTTLPPRTSGSPHALVKALELAQLVNWQQLAADKRQADIYALVHSFALIANSSEHRRLAEDWSQRLDNSIHDLFMKVLRTTKSFGLYNSFTMMLERFIAFCIVSANKPRRVF; encoded by the exons ATGCCGGCTCGTAAATCTAAAGACACAGCTGTACAATTGCCAGAACGTAGCAAGCGAGCGCTAcgttcaaaaaataaaaatacaaatgataATCTACTCGTGGAGCAACCAATACGTGAAGCTCCACCAAGAGCTGAACAATTGCCAGAGCGTACTAAACGAGCGCTACGTTTAGGCAAAaagaatacaaataaaagccCAGCGAAGGAGCAACCAATCCTTGCCGCTCAACCAACAGCTGTACAGTTGCCAGAGCGTACCAAACGAGCGCTACGTTCTAAAACTAAAGATACAAATGCAACTATAGTCGTGGAGCAACCAATCCTTACAGCTCAACCAACAGCTGAACAGTTACCAGTGCGTACCAAAAGAGCGCTACgttcaaaaaataaagatgcaaatgaaaatatagtCGTGGAGCGACCATTCCTTACAGCTCAACAAACAGCTGAACAGTTACCAGTGCGTACCAAAAGAGCGCTACgttcaaaaaataaagatacaaatgaaaatatagtCGTGAAGCAACCAGCTAAACAGTTGCCAAATCATGCTAAAGGAGCGCGAcgttcaaaaaataaaattacaaatgaaaATCTAGCGATAGAGCAAACAATAGTTGTAACTCAGCCAGCAGCTGAACCATTGGTTAAAAGAGCGCGACgctcaaaaaataaagatgcaaatgaaaatatagtCTTGGAGCAACCTATACTTGTATCTCAACCAGCAGCAGAACATACCAAAGCAGCGCGACGTTcaagaaacaaaaatacagATGAAAATCTAGCAATAGAGCAACCAATGCTAGTGTCTCCAGCCAAAACTAAAGCCACAGGCAATGTAGCCAAACATAAACTCAGTACTATGAACGTTGAAAAGGAAACAACTGAGCCTAAGACAAGAAAACTCTGTGCAAATCCAGCACTCGatgaaataaatcattttctaAAGTTAGGCGACGTAAAGGAATTACAAAAACGTTGTGCAGAGCtagaaaaaaattgcattgaagcGTCCAGCGAGCCGCTGGAGCCAAGCGCACAACTCATTACATATGATTttgttaaagaatttataaacaattgcagtcTAAGCGAAGAGCTATCAATTGTTAATGAAACGCAGCAAGCTACACAG CTTTTCCAAACGCTTAGCAATGCTATAAGCGAACTGGAGTCTGTTACGCTAGAAGAGCTGCTGGATCTATATTGTTTGGCAATATTAATGCAGAACTATGAACGTGAAGAACGTCAAGGCATGTCCTATCGTCTGGGTTTGCTGCATGCGGTAGCTGAGCATGGCTTGAGCTTGGAGCCACAACAGATTGAACTGTTGGCACAACTTATTTGCAAAAGACTTGTAACCGACAGCGATAAAATTCGCATGCATAAGGTTATTGACATGCAACATGCCTTGATGGCGTTGATAGCCAGAGACGCTGCTAATCGCCAgctagccatagccatagcatTGGCTACATTTGCAAAAGTCTCGGGCACAACATTGCCGCCGCGCACTTCAGGCAGTCCGCATGCA CTCGTAAAGGCGCTTGAATTGGCGCAGCTTGTCAATTGGCAGCAATTGGCTGCGGATAAACGTCAGGCAGATATCTATGCACTCGTACATAGCTTTGCTCTGATCGCAAACTCGAGTGAGCATCGTAGGTTGGCTGAAGATTGGAGTCAGCGCCTGGACAACAGTATTCATGATTTGTTTATGAAAGTGCTGCGCACTACAAAATCCTTTGGGCTGTATAATTCATTTACTATGATG tTGGAGCGTTTCATTGCCTTTTGTATTGTAAGCGCCAACAAGCCAAGGCGCGTTTTTTAA